A window of Scomber scombrus chromosome 23, fScoSco1.1, whole genome shotgun sequence contains these coding sequences:
- the ift46 gene encoding intraflagellar transport protein 46 homolog isoform X1, whose protein sequence is MERADRSVLKNQPYDESLEVLDSEELVSTCSPVTQSRSRRRGRGLMSANSSSDEFDEEKPQRAAEPINGQQGGSPNEEEEEEEEEDDDDEEDDSDEDDTEDEGEAVEGAYDPADYANLPVSTEIKEMFQYITRYTPQTMELDHSLKPFIPDFIPAVGDIDAFLKVPRPDGKTESLGLLVLDEPSVKQSDPTVLSLWLSEESKQHGAAELKKVTSVASPQVNPRALDSWVESISALHRSKPPASVQYVRSMPDIDSLMQEWPAELEELLGRLQLPPARLHCSLQEYCDSICSLLDIPVYSSRVQSLHLLFNLYLEFRDSQHFTRTVHTHTHRYTHTH, encoded by the exons ATGGAGCGAGCTGACCGGAGCGTCCTGAAGAACCAGCCGTACGACGAGAGTCTAGAGGTGCTGGACTCCGAAGAGTTGGTGAGCACCTGCAGCCCCGTAACCCAG tCCAGATCCAGGAGGAGGGGGCGGGGCCTGATGTCGGCCAATAGCAGCAGCGATGAGTTTGATGAGGAAAAACCTCAGCGGGCAGCGGAGCCAATCAACGGGCAGCAGGGGGGCAGCCccaatgaggaagaggaggaggaggaggaagaggatgacgatgatgaggaggatgactCTGATGAAGACGACACGGAGGACGAAGGTGAGGCGGTGGAAGGAGCGTACGACCCGGCCGACTACGCCAACCTGCCCGTCAGCACCGAGATCAAAGAGATGTTCCAGTACATCACACG TTACACTCCTCAGACGATGGAGCTGGATCACAGCCTGAAGCCGTTCATCCCAGACTTCATCCCCGCCGTGGGCGACATCGACGCCTTCCTCAAG GTGCCGAGGCCGGACGGGAAAACAGAAAGTCTTGGTCTGCTGGTTCTGGACGAGCCCAGCGTGAAGCAGTCGGACCCCACGGTGCTGTCGCTGTGGCTGTCAGAGGAGAGTAAACAACACGGAGCCGCAGAG CTGAAGAAGGTGACGAGCGTGGCGAGTCCTCAAGTGAACCCTCGTGCGTTGGACAGCTGGGTGGAGAGTATCAGCGCTCTGCACCGCTCCAAACCTCCGGCCAGCGTTCAGTACGTGCGTTCGATGCCCGACATCGACAGTCTGATGCAGGAGTGGCCTGcggagctggaggagctgctgggTCGCCTGCAGCTGCCTCCTGCTCGCCTCCACTGCTCCCTGCAGGAATACTGTGACTCCATCTGTAGTCTGCTGGACATCCCCGTCTACTCCTCCAGAGTCCAGAGTCTGCACCTCCTCTTCAACCTCTACCTGGAGTTCAGAGACTCCCAGCACTTCACACGCAcagt acacacacacacacacagatatacacacacacactga
- the ift46 gene encoding intraflagellar transport protein 46 homolog isoform X2: MERADRSVLKNQPYDESLEVLDSEELVSTCSPVTQVTSQRQITPSRSRRRGRGLMSANSSSDEFDEEKPQRAAEPINGQQGGSPNEEEEEEEEEDDDDEEDDSDEDDTEDEGEAVEGAYDPADYANLPVSTEIKEMFQYITRYTPQTMELDHSLKPFIPDFIPAVGDIDAFLKVPRPDGKTESLGLLVLDEPSVKQSDPTVLSLWLSEESKQHGAAELKKVTSVASPQVNPRALDSWVESISALHRSKPPASVQYVRSMPDIDSLMQEWPAELEELLGRLQLPPARLHCSLQEYCDSICSLLDIPVYSSRVQSLHLLFNLYLEFRDSQHFTRTV; this comes from the exons ATGGAGCGAGCTGACCGGAGCGTCCTGAAGAACCAGCCGTACGACGAGAGTCTAGAGGTGCTGGACTCCGAAGAGTTGGTGAGCACCTGCAGCCCCGTAACCCAGGTAACCAGTCAGCGTCAGATAACCCCG tCCAGATCCAGGAGGAGGGGGCGGGGCCTGATGTCGGCCAATAGCAGCAGCGATGAGTTTGATGAGGAAAAACCTCAGCGGGCAGCGGAGCCAATCAACGGGCAGCAGGGGGGCAGCCccaatgaggaagaggaggaggaggaggaagaggatgacgatgatgaggaggatgactCTGATGAAGACGACACGGAGGACGAAGGTGAGGCGGTGGAAGGAGCGTACGACCCGGCCGACTACGCCAACCTGCCCGTCAGCACCGAGATCAAAGAGATGTTCCAGTACATCACACG TTACACTCCTCAGACGATGGAGCTGGATCACAGCCTGAAGCCGTTCATCCCAGACTTCATCCCCGCCGTGGGCGACATCGACGCCTTCCTCAAG GTGCCGAGGCCGGACGGGAAAACAGAAAGTCTTGGTCTGCTGGTTCTGGACGAGCCCAGCGTGAAGCAGTCGGACCCCACGGTGCTGTCGCTGTGGCTGTCAGAGGAGAGTAAACAACACGGAGCCGCAGAG CTGAAGAAGGTGACGAGCGTGGCGAGTCCTCAAGTGAACCCTCGTGCGTTGGACAGCTGGGTGGAGAGTATCAGCGCTCTGCACCGCTCCAAACCTCCGGCCAGCGTTCAGTACGTGCGTTCGATGCCCGACATCGACAGTCTGATGCAGGAGTGGCCTGcggagctggaggagctgctgggTCGCCTGCAGCTGCCTCCTGCTCGCCTCCACTGCTCCCTGCAGGAATACTGTGACTCCATCTGTAGTCTGCTGGACATCCCCGTCTACTCCTCCAGAGTCCAGAGTCTGCACCTCCTCTTCAACCTCTACCTGGAGTTCAGAGACTCCCAGCACTTCACACGCAcagtgtag